The stretch of DNA TAATGAGTAATTATAGGGTTGTAACCTAACGGGCAAAACCTAGATCAAACATTCAATTGTTTGGTTTAGGTTTTTTTATTAAGTCTTTTCACTATACGAACAGTTTATCAAGGTTAGAATTAACTGAAAAGGAGTGGGGAAGATTGAGTTACCAAAGCCTTGCGAAAGAAATACTCCAATTGGTTGGTGGCGAACAAAACATAATCGGTGTTGTGCACTGTGCGACACGTCTGCGTTTTACATTAAGAGATAATAGTCTGGCTGATAAGGAAAAACTCAAAGGCACAGATGGAGTTCTCAGTGTTGTTGAGAGCGCTGGACAATTTCAGGTAGTGATCGGAAGCCATGTTTCAGAAGTCTATAAAGAATTTACAAAGATTGCGAATGTGGGTGCCGCAACAACTTCATCAGATGAACCAAAGAAAAGTATTGGAGCGCAAATTTTTGAAGTTATTTCACGCAGCATTTCTCCGTTGCTCGGAGTCTTTGCTGGTGCAGGCATGCTTAAAGCATTGTTAGCTATTTTAATAATGACAGGGATATTGTCAGCAGAAAGTGGAACTTACTTTATTTTATCCGCAGCTGGAAACGCCGTGTTCTACTTCCTCCCCATTTTCCTAGGTATTACTATTTCCACAAAGTTTGGAGCAAATCCTTACGTGGGCGGAGCCATCGGAGCTGCATTACTGGAGCCGAACTTTACGAGCCTGCTTAAAAATGCGGGTGACGTCTCTCATTTTCTGGGTATTCCGGTAGTTTTGATGAATTATTCTTCCTCTGTGTTCCCTGCTTTTATCGCAATCAGCATTTATGCTGCTTTAGATCGGTTCCTTAAGAAAATTATTTATAAAGATATACAGATGTTTATGGTTCCTATGTTGTCTTTAATTATCATGGTACCCTTAACGGTTATTGCTTTTGGTCCTTTCGGAGTGTATGTGGGGAATGGTATTGGACAGGGTATCAACTTTTTATTTTCAAAAAGTGGAATCCTGGGAGGCGCTGTATTAGGTGGCGGTTGGACTTTCCTTACCTTGCTAGGCATACACACGGGATTCACACCATTTATTATTGCAAATTTAGCAAATGGTGGAGATCCAATTCTTGCAATGGTTGCTACCGCTGTGTTTGCACAAATAGGATTGGCATTTGGCATTTTATTAAAAACAAAGGACAGAAGCTTGAAAGCACTTACCGGATCTACGTTATTGCCTGGAATACTGTCAGGTATAACCGAACCAATTCTGTATGGGTTAATGCTTCGCTACAAACGTACAATTCCTTATGTAGCCATTGCTGGAGTTGCCGGAGGAGCGATTAGTGGCGCCGTTGGGGCAAAAGCAATAGCCTATGCATTTCCGTCCTTTTTGGTTATTCCAACCTATGCACCAATAGCATTACAAGCTATTGCTTTACTGGTTGCTTTTGGCTGCACAACCATTCTTACAATCGTTTTTGGATTTGAAGATAAAAAGAAAAAAGAAGTTGAAGAAAGCAAGGTAGAAGCTGGACAGCCACTTGTAAAACAAGAAGTCATTGGCAGTCCATTAACTGGAGTCATTAAGCCGTTAGCGGATGTGGATGATGAAGCTTTTGCCTCAGAGGCGATGGGAAAAGGAATTGCGATTGAGCCAAATGTTGGCCAAGCGGTATCACCGGTTAATGGTATCATAACAACCGTTTATCGCACGGGACATGCAATTGGAATTACGTCAGATCAAGGTGCAGAAATATTAATCCATATTGGAATCAATACGGTTCAGTTAAAAGGAAAATATTATTCTATTGCTGTTAAAGAGGGGGATCGGGTGAATCAAGGTGACTTATTAGTAAAGTTTGATATTGATAAAATTAAAGAAGCCGGGTACAAGGTTACTACTCCAATTATTATTACGAATACAGATCGTTATATCGATATTATCGATATGAATAAAGAAACGGTACAGCAAAAAGAAAGCTTATTGACCTTAGTTATTTAGCTCTAGTGTAAATAAATTATGATCGAGGAGGATACTAAATATGAAAAATGAAACAATGAAATTTCCGGAAGGCTTCTTATGGGGCGGAGCGACTGCAGCCAATCAATTGGAAGGCGGATTTGGTGAGGGTGGCAAAGGCTTAAGTACTGCCGATGTTCTGCCCGGGGGCAAACAACGTCTAACCTTATTGAAAAGTATCGGTTTTGATTTTGAAATTGATAAAGACAAATACACTTATCCTAACCATGAAGCCATTGATTTCTATCACCGATACAAAGAAGATATTGCCTTGTTTGCCGAAATGGGATTCAAATGTTACCGGATGTCCATTGCATGGACAAGAATTTTCCCTGATGGAAATGAACAAGAGCCAAATGAAGCAGGTTTAGCTTTTTACGACAGCGTATTTGATGAATTGCATAAGTACGGCATTGAGCCAGTGGTTACGATTTCTCACTATGAAATGCCGATCCATTTAGTGAAAGAATACGGTGG from Paenibacillus sophorae encodes:
- a CDS encoding beta-glucoside-specific PTS transporter subunit IIABC, which gives rise to MSYQSLAKEILQLVGGEQNIIGVVHCATRLRFTLRDNSLADKEKLKGTDGVLSVVESAGQFQVVIGSHVSEVYKEFTKIANVGAATTSSDEPKKSIGAQIFEVISRSISPLLGVFAGAGMLKALLAILIMTGILSAESGTYFILSAAGNAVFYFLPIFLGITISTKFGANPYVGGAIGAALLEPNFTSLLKNAGDVSHFLGIPVVLMNYSSSVFPAFIAISIYAALDRFLKKIIYKDIQMFMVPMLSLIIMVPLTVIAFGPFGVYVGNGIGQGINFLFSKSGILGGAVLGGGWTFLTLLGIHTGFTPFIIANLANGGDPILAMVATAVFAQIGLAFGILLKTKDRSLKALTGSTLLPGILSGITEPILYGLMLRYKRTIPYVAIAGVAGGAISGAVGAKAIAYAFPSFLVIPTYAPIALQAIALLVAFGCTTILTIVFGFEDKKKKEVEESKVEAGQPLVKQEVIGSPLTGVIKPLADVDDEAFASEAMGKGIAIEPNVGQAVSPVNGIITTVYRTGHAIGITSDQGAEILIHIGINTVQLKGKYYSIAVKEGDRVNQGDLLVKFDIDKIKEAGYKVTTPIIITNTDRYIDIIDMNKETVQQKESLLTLVI